Proteins encoded by one window of Desulfovibrio ferrophilus:
- a CDS encoding flagellar basal body rod protein FlgC produces MVSTMDTALSALNAFSVDMAVTANNIANANTEEFNPSRVILEERPDMGGVAVQDIQEMDVQAALVETIRPELNEATGLMEQSSVMVEASGTDIATETVNMIMNQRAFEANAAVVRTQDEMIGQFMDEMV; encoded by the coding sequence ATGGTCAGTACCATGGATACAGCGCTCTCGGCCCTGAACGCGTTTTCCGTGGACATGGCCGTGACCGCCAATAACATCGCCAATGCGAATACCGAGGAGTTCAACCCTTCGCGGGTGATTCTTGAAGAACGCCCGGACATGGGTGGTGTGGCCGTGCAGGACATTCAGGAGATGGATGTTCAGGCAGCACTTGTGGAGACCATTCGTCCCGAGTTGAATGAAGCTACCGGCTTGATGGAACAGAGTTCCGTAATGGTCGAGGCTTCGGGTACGGACATCGCCACTGAGACTGTCAATATGATCATGAATCAACGTGCCTTTGAGGCCAATGCTGCGGTGGTTCGGACTCAGGACGAAATGATTGGTCAGTTCATGGATGAAATGGTTTGA
- a CDS encoding sigma-54 interaction domain-containing protein, producing MDIDTRGIIGRSPALLEVFKVLAKVAPTESTVLVTGESGTGKELLVRALHANSKRTDKPFVPINCGAIPKELLESELFGHEKGAFTSAIRARPGRFELADGGTIFLDEIGELDLSLQVKILRVLQEKEFERVGGTVTKKVDVRVVAATNRDLEKDVEAGVFREDLFYRLNVIPMQLPPLRNRGDDIMLLAEYFMEGFCSGKDRKTLVLTAEASDMLLRYSWPGNVRELENFMERMSILCDGDQVTPEDLPEKIWGNLGEKPKKPVFVAPAGFVWPEIRDLKGRGDDLKGFLDEIEERLLREALDMAKGVKNQAAEILGIKRTTLIEKLKKKGIK from the coding sequence ATGGACATCGATACCAGGGGAATCATTGGCAGAAGCCCTGCGCTGCTGGAGGTCTTTAAAGTCCTTGCCAAGGTTGCCCCTACGGAAAGCACGGTACTCGTCACTGGTGAGTCCGGCACGGGCAAAGAACTCTTGGTGCGGGCGCTGCATGCCAACTCCAAGCGTACGGACAAGCCGTTTGTGCCGATCAACTGCGGGGCCATCCCCAAGGAGCTCCTGGAGTCCGAACTCTTCGGTCATGAAAAGGGCGCGTTCACCAGCGCCATCCGAGCCCGTCCTGGCCGTTTTGAACTGGCCGATGGTGGAACCATCTTTCTTGACGAAATCGGCGAGCTTGATCTCTCACTCCAGGTCAAGATTCTGCGAGTGCTGCAGGAGAAGGAATTTGAACGCGTCGGCGGCACTGTTACCAAAAAAGTTGATGTGCGCGTTGTGGCAGCCACCAACCGTGATCTTGAAAAGGACGTGGAAGCTGGTGTCTTCCGCGAGGATCTGTTTTACCGTCTGAATGTGATTCCCATGCAGTTGCCTCCCTTGCGGAACCGGGGGGATGATATCATGCTGCTGGCCGAATATTTCATGGAAGGCTTCTGCTCGGGCAAGGATCGCAAGACCCTGGTGCTGACTGCGGAAGCCAGCGACATGCTTCTGCGATACTCGTGGCCCGGTAATGTGCGGGAGCTTGAAAACTTCATGGAGCGCATGTCCATCCTCTGTGATGGCGATCAGGTCACGCCCGAAGATCTTCCCGAAAAGATATGGGGTAACCTTGGTGAGAAACCCAAGAAACCAGTCTTTGTGGCACCAGCAGGCTTTGTCTGGCCCGAGATACGGGATTTGAAGGGCAGGGGCGACGACCTCAAGGGCTTTTTGGATGAAATCGAGGAACGACTTCTCCGAGAAGCTTTGGACATGGCCAAGGGTGTGAAGAATCAGGCCGCTGAAATTTTGGGCATCAAACGCACGACTTTGATTGAGAAGCTCAAGAAAAAGGGCATCAAATAA